A single Tissierella sp. DNA region contains:
- a CDS encoding ABC transporter ATP-binding protein yields MTDGLNILTINGISISFGGLRALDNVDVKVKKNTVHGIIGPNGAGKSTLFNVVTGIISPDSGKITMEGKELSITKPHQLVPVGISRTFQNIRLCKGMTVLDNVMIGHHVHTPVPVFSILVNGKKAKEYEEITRNKAIEALEFMGLEDKKDEIVSNLSYGQQRLIEFARAVAAQPKIILLDEPAAGMNPTEKTNLLNIIDRLRAKGYTLILIEHDMKLVMNICDEISVLDHGKIITQGKPEEIRSNPDVIRAYLGKGGDTDAGNKGN; encoded by the coding sequence ATGACTGATGGATTAAATATTTTGACAATAAATGGAATCTCAATAAGTTTTGGTGGTTTAAGAGCATTAGATAATGTTGACGTGAAAGTAAAGAAGAATACAGTACATGGGATCATAGGTCCTAATGGAGCTGGTAAATCAACTTTATTTAATGTTGTTACAGGAATAATAAGTCCTGATTCCGGTAAGATAACTATGGAAGGAAAAGAACTGTCAATTACTAAACCACATCAGCTTGTACCAGTAGGAATATCACGGACATTCCAAAATATAAGATTATGTAAAGGAATGACTGTTTTAGATAATGTTATGATTGGGCATCATGTTCATACTCCAGTACCTGTTTTTTCCATTCTTGTAAATGGCAAAAAAGCTAAAGAATATGAAGAAATCACTAGAAATAAAGCAATAGAGGCTTTGGAGTTTATGGGACTTGAAGATAAAAAAGATGAAATTGTTAGCAATTTATCTTACGGACAGCAGAGATTAATTGAGTTTGCAAGAGCCGTAGCTGCACAACCAAAGATCATACTTCTAGATGAACCAGCAGCAGGTATGAATCCTACAGAGAAAACAAATCTGTTAAATATTATAGATAGATTAAGGGCAAAAGGATATACACTTATTTTAATAGAGCATGATATGAAATTAGTCATGAACATTTGTGATGAGATTTCTGTACTTGATCATGGAAAGATAATTACTCAAGGAAAGCCAGAGGAAATTAGAAGTAATCCTGATGTAATAAGAGCATATTTAGGGAAAGGTGGAGATACAGA